TAACATAATAAGTGATGCTATTCTTGATGAAGTACTTTTTAACGATATTAAAGAACTAATATTTTCTTTTGATACTATTTTTGAAAAATTATATATAATAAAATAATCAAGTATCGTAAAAATAGAACAAATCAATAAATATATTACAATTACTAAATATTTATTATTTGATAAAATAATTAAAGGTATTATTATTAATACACTAAAAGAAAAATAAATGTATCTCATATTATTTTTTGCTTTTTCAATAGGGAAATAATATGAGATAAATCCAATAAGTTGAAATAAAATATAGTAAATATATAAATTTTCTTGCTTAATCCCCTTTGTTAAAAATAAAGCTTGCCAAAGTTGAAAATGTGTTTGAAAATATATTTGGCTTACAAGACATAAAAATATATAAATTCTTAAATTTTCATTTACCTTTAATTCATTAATCACCTGAAATAAATGTATTTTTATTTTTACATTTTCATTTAATGATTTTTGATTATTTTTGAAAAAAAGAAGAATTATAAAAAATGAAAAAGCAATAAATAATGCTCCTAAAAGATATATTTTAAACCCTATTTTAAAATATAGGAAAGACCCTAAAACACTACCCATCATCATTCCTATAAACATTATTTGTTGAGATGTTTTTATAAATTTGTTAAGCAATGTTTCATCTTCATTTTTTATGTCATTTATAATTTGAGCATCTAATGTTCCGCTTATTGTAGCTTCATAAAACCCATAAATAAACCAAGCCAATGCTAAAATATACAAACTAGAAAACTTATATATTAAAATAAAAGTTATAATAACCAATATATTAGATAATAAATATAAAAATTTTCTAGAATATTTATCTGCCCAAATTCCACTTGGAAATTCAAATAATAATATTGCTAAACTAAAAAATGATTGTATAAAAAATTATATTTGATATATTTAATCCTTTTTGAAATAATAATACTGTTAATATTGCATGTGGTAATGATCTTGCTAAAACAATCATAAATATTGAAATATAGTAAAATGTTAGATTTCTATTTAAAGTATTTTTCATTTATTTTCACCCACAGAAAATATTTTTTCATACATATTACCTCCTTAATATAAATAAAGCCTATATAAAATAGACTATTTTCTAATTATACATTACTAATAAAATCTTACTAAAGAGAATAACATAAAACATTAAATTAATCAATAAGTCAAGTATATAAGTTGTATATGTTCTAATATATTTAATATATAAATTGTTTTGAAAATTATATTTTATTAATAGATTACTTTAAACATTTACTCAAAACTTTATATATCTTTCAAACTATTTTTTATTGTAAAAATTTTTCAAATATTGAACATTTTAACAATATGAAATATCTACCTATTTACATACTATAACTACCACGCTTAAAAAATTATTATTTATCATCATTAATTACAATTAAACCTATATTTACAATAACAATTTTGCCTTATTTTATTTAATTAGAATTGTAATATGTTAAAATAAAAAAATAACTTTTGACTTTCAATAATTATAAAGTTATAATTAATGTAGAAGAGATAGTAGCTACATTCTTTAAAAAATAATAGAAAGCAGGAATTTAAATGAAAAAACAATTTTTAGTTTTATCAGTTTTATTGGTTTCTTTAACATCATTCTCTAACGGTATTTCAATAGGTCAAAACAACGACTTTTTAAACGAACGTCAAGAAGTTTGGAATACTAAAGATTTTCTTTATGAAACTGGGAAAGGGGCGGTTTCTAGTGCAGTAGCCGGTGCTGTTGTAGGTGGGGCAGGTGGAAGCGTTACATTACCTATTGTTGGAACTGTTGCTGGAGCAAGTGGCGGAGCAATATTAGGTGCTGTTGGTGGTGCAATTTCTAATGCTGGTGAGTATATAATTGATGAAATTGCAGGAAAACACTAATAAAATCACGAGGTGAATAAAAATGGATAAATATACAATAATTAAATATATTATGATGTTCTTACAAGTTTCTATTGCAATTTTAGTTTATAGAAAATTTTCACAAGATAATAACAATAAAAATGAAAAATAGAGGTGAGAAATATGATTAAATATTTAATATTTAAATATACAATAATTACAGCAATAAATATTACTGTATTCTATCTTTTGGCACGTTGGGCAAGATATAGTAATAAGAAAAAATAAAAAATTAACCAGAGATAATATCTCTGGTTTTATTTTATTCTAAGTTTAGTATTTGATAAAGCTCTTAAAAAATCACTATGAAAATTACCTATTACATCTATTTTTTCTAATGTAATAGGATGAATAAAATTTAACATATATGCATGAAGCATTTGCCTATCATATTCATCTTTTCTACCATATACGCTATCCCCTAATATAGGAAAGAAAAAATGTGAAAGATGTACCCTAATTTGATGAGTTCTTCCTGTTTCAAGATCTACTTTCAATAAAGAAAATTTTTCATTACTATCTATAACTTCAAAATTAGTAATAGCAAGTTTACCATTATCAACTACTGCCATTTTCTTTCTATCATTAGGATTTCTTCCTATCATAGTTTCAATTCTTCCACTTTTTTTATTAACTTTTCCTTTAACTATAGCATAATATATTTTCTTTATTTCCTTATTTTTAAACATTTCGGATAATTTAAAATGAGTTTTATCATCCTTTGCTATGATAATTAAACCTGATGTATTTTTATCAAGTCTATGAACTATTCCTGGTCTTAGATCTCCATTAATACCTGATAAATCCTTAATTTTATACATGATAGCATTAACTAGAGTATCTTCTTCATGTCCCTTAGATGGATGAACTACCATTCCTGCATATTTATTTATTATAGCTAAATACTTATCCTCATAAACTATATCTATATCTATATCCTGTGGAATAATATCAACCTCTTTTAAAAGAGGTATATCAATAAAAATCTCATCACCAAAATTAACCTTATATGAAGCTTTAGTTTTTTTTCCATTAACTAAAATATTATTAGATTTAATAAGCTCTTGTATTCTACTTCTAGTTTCATCCAATTTCTTTGATAAATATATATCTATTCTTTCTAAATTAGAACCAATATCCTCAACTAACATCATCCACTCCTTGAAATTTTTTCATATTTTCATCTACATTTTTATCATGATGAATTAATATTAATCTTGCAAGTTCCTTATTGTATTTATAAAGTCTTTTGCTACCTATTTCCATATGTTTTACAAGTCTTGTTTTTATTCCTATCTTATGCATAACTCTTAATAAAAAAGAAGCATTATCTTTTCCATTATCATGTAAAAGTGCAAGTTTTAAATATATTTCAGGTAAATTAATTTTCTTAACACCCTTAAACACATTAATACTATGTAATTTATCATATTTACTCTGAGATAAAAAAATTCTTTTTTCATCTTCACTTAATATTTCTAATATTTTCTCCATTTCTTCTATATCTATCTTTTGAAAAAAATATTCATAAAACTTTCTTATCATAAATACTTTTCTATTATTTCATCTACTGTATTTACACGAGTATCCTCTTTTATACCCTTTTCACCTTTAACCTCGCCAAATCCCCAATTACAATAAATAAAATCTATTCCTGAATTTTCAGCAGTTTCTTTATCTACTAACATATCACCTACAAAAAGTATATCTTCATTTTTTAAATTTAGCTCATCTCTAAGTCTTAAAACATTTATATTAGACGGTTTTCTTTCATGTATTTTTTCAGGATCTACTCCTATTATTTTATAGAAATTATATGGTTTTAATTCTTCTATCATACATGATTTAACTGCTAAGTCATGATCCTTATTAGTAACAACTGCAAATTTTATGTCATTTAAAGTCAGATGATCAAGTAATTTTTCTATTCCCTTATATGGTTTTAGATTATAGTCATATTCTTTGTCATATATTTTAAGTAAAACTTCCATAATTTCATCAACACTTTTATCATATTTTTCTTTTTCTATTATTATCTGTACTAATTTTCTTAATCCATTACCAACAAAATAATTATACTCCATAGGCTCATAAGTCTTTAATCCAAAATGTTCTAATGCTTTATTAGTTGCATTAGCAATAGCATATATTGAATTAAGTAATGTACCATCTAAATCAAATATCACTAACTTTTTTTTCATCTTTTCACCTTTTATTATATTTTTTAATTACTTAAGAACTGCCCAATTATCTCCTTCACTTCCATTAACTTTTAATACTACATCATCAAAAACAATGGTATTTTGCATAATATCTCTTATTTCTTCAAAAATATTTATATCTTCCCTAACTTCAAATATTAATTCATCGTGTACTTGAAGTAACATTTTAACATTATCATTACATAATTTGTCATATATCTCTTTCATAACTTTTTTAATAATATTTGCAGCAGTTCCTTGAATTACAGTATTTACTGCCATTCTTTTTGCCTGTTCTTTTATATTTATATTAGATGAATTAATATCATAAACATATCTTCTTGTACCAAATTTAGTTTCAACATAACCATCTTTTTTTGCTTTTTCTATAATATCATCAAGTAATATTCTTACTTTGGGATATTCTTTAAAATATGTATTTATATATAGTTTGGCATCTGAAACTGTTATTTTAAGCTCCTTAGATAAACCAAAAGGAGTTTTACCATAAAGAACTGAAAAGTTTATTACCTTAGCTATATTTCTTTGTGTTTTACTTACTTTTTCATCATCTTTTAACATAAATATTTTTCTTGCTGTTAATTCATGTAAGTCTAAATTATGTTTATATGCATTTATTAAATTTTCATCTTTAGATATTTCTGCAAGTACTCTTAATTCTATTTGTGAGTAATCAAAAGATACAAGTTTCATACCCTTAGAAGCAATAAATCCTTCTCTAATTTTTGTTCCCTCATAAGTTCTTGTAGGTATATTTTGAAGGTTAGGATTGCTAGATGATAATCTTCCAGTAGCTGTTCCAGTCTGATTATATGTAGTATGTATTCTCCCATTTATAGAAAGCTTTAATAAAGGTTCTACATATGTCGATTTAAGTTTTACAAGTTCCCTATATTCTAATAACAGCTCTGCTATTTTAATCCCTCTATCTCTAAGTAACTCAAGTACTTCTGCATCAGTTGAATATCCTCTTTTATTTTTTTTAACGCCTTCTATACCCATAGTTTCAAAAAGAACTTCTCCTAATTGTTTAGGCGATGAAATATTAAAACTTTCTCCACTTTCAATATATATCTTATTTTCTATATCTTTTATCTTTTTTTCAAGTTCTAAGTTATATTTTTCAAAATAGTTTTGATTTATAGCTATACCTTGTTTTTCCATATATATTAAAACATCAGTAAATTCTTTTTCTTCTAAATATATATCCAGTTGATTTTCTTTTTCAAGTAAGTCCATAAATACTTCTTTTAATTTAAAAATAGCATATGTCATAGTTATTAATCTATTTTTTCTATATTCTATAAAACTAGTAGCATCAAATTTATTTAATATTTTTTTATCTATTTCTTCTATAGAAAGCCCTAGTTTATCAAATGCCATTGTTTCTAATTTTTGAGATTTATCAGTCCCTAATGTAAAGCTTGCAAGTAAAATATCAAAATAGTTTTTAAAATTAATTCCTAAATTTTTCCATTCTTTACCTGAATATATGCATACATTAAGATTACTATCAATATCTCTAATACTTACACCTTTTTCAAAAAGATTTCCTATTTCTTCTGAAATATCAAAAGTATAATGAACTTCATCTTTATTACAAAAAGCTATACCTTCTTCACCAAGATATATAGAAATTTCTTCATTTACACTATTAATTTTAGTTATGAAATCATTTAAACTTGGATACTCTATTTCATTTATTTTAAGATCCATTTTAGGTTTATCTTTAACTAATTTTTCATATTCTTTTCTTAATTCATACTTTAAATATATTTCTGAAAGCTTATCAAAATCTTTTTCTTTAATTTTAGCATCCTCTATATTTAAATCTATATCAAGTTCATCAAATACAGTTGCTAACTCTCTACTAATATATGCTAAATCCTTTGAAGCTATTATTTTTTTTTGTAATGCACCTTTAATATTATCAATATTTGCATAAATATTATCTATATTATCATATTCTGCTATTAATTTAGCACCTGTTTTAGGCCCTATACCTAAAACTCCAGGTATACCATCACTACTATCTCCTATTAGTCCAAATAAATCCTTAATTTGATAAGATTTAACACCTAAATATTCTATTACATCTTCATCATTTTCTATTATCTTATATGGTTCATTTTCATCTTTTTTTCCTAAAAGGGCAATAGAAGTATTAGGGTTTATAAGCTGGGCTAAATCCTTATCTCCTGTAAGAATTATTATTTCATAATCTTTAGAATATTTTTTAGAAATAGATGCTATAACATCATCAGCTTCGTAACTTGGAATTTTTATTATAGGAATACCATATCCCTCTAAAATTCCATCTATAGCATCTAATTGCATCACTAATTCATCAGGCATACCACTTCTATTTTCTTTATACTCTTTATATATCTCACGTCTTTTAAGTTCAGCTCTTTTAACATCTTTAGCTGCTATTACATA
The genomic region above belongs to Streptobacillus moniliformis DSM 12112 and contains:
- a CDS encoding MFS transporter produces the protein MQSFFSLAILLFEFPSGIWADKYSRKFLYLLSNILVIITFILIYKFSSLYILALAWFIYGFYEATISGTLDAQIINDIKNEDETLLNKFIKTSQQIMFIGMMMGSVLGSFLYFKIGFKIYLLGALFIAFSFFIILLFFKNNQKSLNENVKIKIHLFQVINELKVNENLRIYIFLCLVSQIYFQTHFQLWQALFLTKGIKQENLYIYYILFQLIGFISYYFPIEKAKNNMRYIYFSFSVLIIIPLIILSNNKYLVIVIYLLICSIFTILDYFIIYNFSKIVSKENISSLISLKSTSSRIASLIMLILFSFILKFVSLQYLIISNFTIVFAILLISIFKFHNKLFNENMQLIFGEVKNALLLFFNFRHLNILQYLEILKKM
- a CDS encoding RluA family pseudouridine synthase, with the translated sequence MLVEDIGSNLERIDIYLSKKLDETRSRIQELIKSNNILVNGKKTKASYKVNFGDEIFIDIPLLKEVDIIPQDIDIDIVYEDKYLAIINKYAGMVVHPSKGHEEDTLVNAIMYKIKDLSGINGDLRPGIVHRLDKNTSGLIIIAKDDKTHFKLSEMFKNKEIKKIYYAIVKGKVNKKSGRIETMIGRNPNDRKKMAVVDNGKLAITNFEVIDSNEKFSLLKVDLETGRTHQIRVHLSHFFFPILGDSVYGRKDEYDRQMLHAYMLNFIHPITLEKIDVIGNFHSDFLRALSNTKLRIK
- a CDS encoding HD domain-containing protein produces the protein MIRKFYEYFFQKIDIEEMEKILEILSEDEKRIFLSQSKYDKLHSINVFKGVKKINLPEIYLKLALLHDNGKDNASFLLRVMHKIGIKTRLVKHMEIGSKRLYKYNKELARLILIHHDKNVDENMKKFQGVDDVS
- a CDS encoding HAD family hydrolase; amino-acid sequence: MKKKLVIFDLDGTLLNSIYAIANATNKALEHFGLKTYEPMEYNYFVGNGLRKLVQIIIEKEKYDKSVDEIMEVLLKIYDKEYDYNLKPYKGIEKLLDHLTLNDIKFAVVTNKDHDLAVKSCMIEELKPYNFYKIIGVDPEKIHERKPSNINVLRLRDELNLKNEDILFVGDMLVDKETAENSGIDFIYCNWGFGEVKGEKGIKEDTRVNTVDEIIEKYL
- the polA gene encoding DNA polymerase I, with the protein product MKKILILDTSAIMYRAYFALMNFRNSNGEPVGAMLGFIKQLELALSYFSPEYVIAAKDVKRAELKRREIYKEYKENRSGMPDELVMQLDAIDGILEGYGIPIIKIPSYEADDVIASISKKYSKDYEIIILTGDKDLAQLINPNTSIALLGKKDENEPYKIIENDEDVIEYLGVKSYQIKDLFGLIGDSSDGIPGVLGIGPKTGAKLIAEYDNIDNIYANIDNIKGALQKKIIASKDLAYISRELATVFDELDIDLNIEDAKIKEKDFDKLSEIYLKYELRKEYEKLVKDKPKMDLKINEIEYPSLNDFITKINSVNEEISIYLGEEGIAFCNKDEVHYTFDISEEIGNLFEKGVSIRDIDSNLNVCIYSGKEWKNLGINFKNYFDILLASFTLGTDKSQKLETMAFDKLGLSIEEIDKKILNKFDATSFIEYRKNRLITMTYAIFKLKEVFMDLLEKENQLDIYLEEKEFTDVLIYMEKQGIAINQNYFEKYNLELEKKIKDIENKIYIESGESFNISSPKQLGEVLFETMGIEGVKKNKRGYSTDAEVLELLRDRGIKIAELLLEYRELVKLKSTYVEPLLKLSINGRIHTTYNQTGTATGRLSSSNPNLQNIPTRTYEGTKIREGFIASKGMKLVSFDYSQIELRVLAEISKDENLINAYKHNLDLHELTARKIFMLKDDEKVSKTQRNIAKVINFSVLYGKTPFGLSKELKITVSDAKLYINTYFKEYPKVRILLDDIIEKAKKDGYVETKFGTRRYVYDINSSNINIKEQAKRMAVNTVIQGTAANIIKKVMKEIYDKLCNDNVKMLLQVHDELIFEVREDINIFEEIRDIMQNTIVFDDVVLKVNGSEGDNWAVLK